A single region of the Pyricularia oryzae 70-15 chromosome 4, whole genome shotgun sequence genome encodes:
- a CDS encoding 30S ribosomal protein S6 → MLYEMIAIIRPGKIHEVKEIMQTAGSTILRSGGVIRDMANWGVFMLPRATTYAQARYKKGHYVVMRYDAGVKAQETVSMALRLEPRVIRATSVKLGGGKLERMAKLNKVPWNTLISQQEQEGILSGKV, encoded by the exons ATGTTGTACGAAATGATAGCAATT ATCCGCCCGGGGAAAATCCACGAGGTGAAGGA AATCATGCAGACAGCCGGCTCGACGATTCTCCGCAGCGGCGGCGTGATCCGCGACATGGCCAACTGGGGCGTCTTCATGCTCCCGCGGGCGACGACGTACGCGCAGGCACGCTACAAGAAGGGCCACTACGTGGTGATGCGGTACGACGCGGGCGTCAAGGCCCAGGAGACGGTCAGCATGGCGCTCCGGCTCGAGCCCAGGGTCATCCGCGCCACGTCGGTCAAGCTGGGAGGCGGGAAGCTCGAGAGGATGGCTAAGCTGAACAAGGTGCCGTGGAACACGCTGATATCACAGCAGGAGCAAGAGGGTATCCTGTCGGGCAAGGTTTGA
- a CDS encoding alpha-ketoglutarate-dependent taurine dioxygenase, with protein sequence MPSINIPATDLVADSNIFGGNAAARTRRTQPIVYSGSLDQYKQADVTPVIGTEFEGLQVRDLLKAEDHVIRDLAVTISRRGVVFLREQDVTPTEMKDFMLRLTDLAGCPESSGLHVHPLTEEGSELGDQISVISSEKQKKGGGLTHMLSDVSRLASAAWHTDISFEPVPSDYAMLKIHTLPPTGGDTLWASGYEIYDRLSPAMQKMLEGLTATHDATFFLDEAERLGNPLREGIRGSPLNQGKGLKAVHPVIRTNPVTGWKSVYVNRGFTKRINGVTRDESDLLLPYLFNLVTQNHDAQVRFKWRKNDLAIWDNRSTWHCATYDYDDARAGDRVASLGEAPYLDLTSSGRREALLREETEGKRGEKRKAVP encoded by the exons ATGCCCTCGATAAACATCCCGGCTACCGACCTGGTAGCGGACTCCAATATTTTTGGCGGCAATGCCGCCGCCCGGACTAGACGCACACAGCCCATTGTATACTCGGGCAGCCTCGACCAGTACAAACAGGCCGACGTTACACCTGTGATTGGCACGGAATTCGAGGGCCTGCAGGTTCGAGACTTGCTCAAGGCTGAAGACCACGTTATAAGAGACCTTGCCGTGACGA TATCACGCAGGGGTGTCGTGTTCCTCAGGGAGCAAGATGTCACACCAACAGAGATGAAGGACTTTATGCTGAGGTTGACGGACCTGGCAGGTTGC CCCGAATCATCAGGTCTGCACGTCCACCCCCTGACGGAGGAGGGCTCAGAGCTGGGCGACCAGATCTCGGTCATCTCGTCcgagaagcaaaagaagggCGGCGGCCTGACCCACATGCTCTCCGACGTGTCGCGCCTGGCATCGGCCGCCTGGCACACCGACATCTCGTTTGAGCCCGTGCCGTCCGACTACGCCATGCTCAAGATCCACACCCTGCCCCCGACCGGAGGCGACACCCTCTGGGCCTCGGGCTACGAGATCTATGACCGCCTCAGCCCTGCCATGCAAAAGATGCTCGAGGGCCTGACGGCCACCCACGACGCCACCTTCTTcctcgacgaggccgagagGCTGGGCAACCCTCTGCGTGAGGGCATCAGGGGCAGCCCCCTGAATCAAGGCAAGGGCCTCAAGGCCGTGCACCCTGTCATTAGGACTAATC CCGTCACTGGGTGGAAGTCCGTCTATGTCAACCGTGGTTTCACCAAGCGCATCAACGGCGTGACCCGCGATGAGTCCGACCTCCTCCTCCCTTACCTCTTCAACCTGGTCACGCAGAACCACGATGCCCAGGTGCGCTTCAAGTGGCGCAAGAATGACCTGGCCATCTGGGACAACCGAAGCACGTGGCACTGCGCCACATATGATTATGACGACGCCCGTGCTGGAGACCGTGTCGCATCGTTGGGCGAGGCGCCATACTTGGACCTGACGAGTTCCGGCCGGAGGGAGGCGTTGTTGAGAGAGGAAACCGAGGGCAAGAGGGGAGAGAAGAGAAAGGCAGTGCCTTGA
- a CDS encoding voltage-gated K+ channel beta subunit has translation MAWEEPRKTGMQYRRLGDTGLHVSALSLGGWITFGGQVDNEKTFSIMKQAYDCGINFFDTAESYAGGKSEEAMGAAIKHFNWKRNDLVISTKLNWGGDNGEILVNNHGLSRKHIIEGLRASLKRLDLEYVDIVYAHRPDRLTPMEETVRAFNHVIEVKGWALYWGTSEWSADEIAEACGIANRLGLIPPVVEQPMYNILSRDKVEREFQRLYKRFGIGLTTFSPQKFGLLSGKYSGPIETWPEGSRFSDKGGDVKFGSTIRNQFGTDHWKAEVEKIQKLKVVADKLEISPSQLAVAWCLKNENVSSVILGASKPEQIVENCKALQLVEKLTPEVMKEIDGIVGEVKLDPARQD, from the exons ATGGCTTGGGAGGAACCGAGGAAGACGGGCATGCAGTATCGCCGTCTGGGCGACACCGGCCTTCACGTCTCTGCATTGAGCTTGGGTGGATGGATCAC GTTTGGTGGCCAAGTCGACAATG AAAAGACATTCTCCATCATGAAGCAGGCATACGACTGCGGTATCAACTTCTTTGACACTGCAGAGAG ctacgCCGGCGGCAAGTCAGAAGAGGCCATGGGCGCCGCCATCAAGCACTTCAACTGGAAGCGCAACGACCTGGTCATCAGCACCAAGCTGAATTGGGGCGGCGACAACGGCGAGATCCTGGTCAACAACCACGGCCTGTCGCGCAAGCACATCATCGAGGGCCTGCGCGCCTCCCTCAAGCGCCTGGacctcgagtacgtcgacATTGTCTACGCGCACCGCCCCGACCGCCTCACCCCCATGGAGGAGACGGTGCGGGCCTTCAACCACGTCATCGAGGTCAAGGGCTGGGCGCTGTACTGGGGAACCTCGGAGTGGAGCGCCGACGAGATAGCCGAGGCCTGCGGCATCGCCAACCGCCTCGGCCTGATCCCGCCCGTCGTCGAGCAGCCCATGTACAACATCCTCAGCCGCGACAAGGTCGAGAGGGAGTTTCAGCGCCTGTACAAGCGCTTCGGCATCGGCCTGACCACCTTCAGCCCGCAAAAGTTTGGCCTGCTGAGCGGAAAGTACAGCGGCCCCATCGAGACGTGGCCCGAGGGATCGCGCTTCAGCGACAAGGGCGGCGACGTCAAGTTTGGCAGCACCATCAGGAACCAGTTCGGCACTGACCACTGGAAGGCAGAGGTGGAGAAGATCCAGAAGCTCAAGGTCGTCGCCGACAAGCTGGAGATCTCGCCCTCTCAGCTGGCCGTTGCTTGGTGTCTCAAGAATGAGAACGTATCCTCGGTCATTCTGGGTGCATCCAAGCCGGAGCAGATTGTCGAGAACTGCAAGGCCCTGCAACTGGTTGAGAAGCTGACCCCCGAGGTCATGAAGGAGATTGATGGCATTGTCGGTGAGGTCAAGCTTGACCCTGCAAGACAGGACTAG
- a CDS encoding spliceosome component, whose protein sequence is MLCSISGEAPQEPVVSTKSGNVYEKRLIEKYIDEHGKEPGSDTDLDKEDLLPIQTSRVVRPRPAALTSIPALLSTFQNEWDSLALETYNLQQQLQRTREELANALYQHDAAIRVIARLTKERNEARDALAKVTVSAPAPAAANAGDSAMAIDSELPQDVAEHVDETAQMLSKSRKKRPTPPTWASPEDISSLEKVASDSLHPLTQATSLGVDGGYAAVGGFSGDLAIYSLEAAKLERTLNVGEPVTAVLWSGTKVILGTTKGAVKVYDSGSEVASFSEHAGGVTGLAIHPGSDIVASVGADRGVVLYQLSTLKKVFQTRTDASLTMCAFHPDGALVAAGTTSGDIKLFHTKTLEEAASFPLGAPVQAVAFSENGYWFAAVAKAQTAVTIMDLRKSGDAAKVKTLDVGTGVLAALAWDYTGRFLAAAGASGVSVQGYNKSSKAWTSLLQKGDAAGAVALAWGPDAKKLVAIKPDGVLEMLGVPSAAEEEAPAAEA, encoded by the exons ATGCTTTGTTCCA TCTCCGGCGAAGCTCCtcaggagcccgttgtctcGACAAAGTCGG GCAACGTCTACGAAAAGCGACTTATCGAGAAGTACATTGACGAGCACGGCAAGGAGCCCGGTAGCGACACAGACCTTGACAAGGAGGACCTCCTACCCATACAAACCTCTCGTGTGGTCCGCCCAAGGCCCGCTGCTCTCACATCCATCCCAGCTCTTCTCTCAACTTTCCAGAATGAATGGGATTCCCTAGCCCTTGAGACATACAACCTGCAGCAGCAGTTGCAGCGCACACGAGAGGAGCTTGCAAATGCCCTCTACCAGCACGACGCTGCGATTCGCGTCATAGCCCGTCTCACAAAGGAGCGCAACGAGGCGCGCGATGCCTTGGCCAAGGTGACAGTTTCTGCACCAGCTCCTGCCGCCGCAAATGCCGGAGATTCGGCCATGGCGATAGATTCGGAGCTCCCACAAGATGTGGCGGAGCACGTGGACGAGACGGCGCAAAT GCTGTCAAAGTCACGAAAGAAGCGCCCGACGCCCCCAACATGGGCCTCGCCGGAGGATATTTCTTCGTTGGAAAAAGTAGCGTCAGATTCTCTGCACCCTCTGACGCAAGCTACCTCACTCGGCGTCGACGGTGGCTATGCAGCTGTAGGAGGCTTCTCTGGCGACCTGGCCATTTACTCGCTCGAGGCAGCGAAGCTGGAGCGTACCCTGAATGTCGGAGAGCCTGTCACAGCTGTTCTCTGGAGCGGCACCAAGGTCATACTCGGGACTACTAAGGGCGCTGTCAAGGTTTATGACAGTGGCAGCGAGGTCGCTTCCTTCTCAGAACATGCTGGAGGAGTCACTGGGCTGGCAATACACCCTGGAAGCGATATTGTGGCCTCGGTGGGTGCCGACAGGGGAGTCGTGCTGTACCAGCTGAGCACGCTCAAGAAGGTTTTCCAGACACGGACCGACGCAT CTCTTACTATGTGCGCCTTCCACCCGGACGGCGCTCTTGTCGCTGCTGGAACGACATCAGGGGATATCAAGCTATTCCACACAAAGACTTTGGAGGAGGCTGCCTCTTTCCCTCTCGGCGCTCCTGTACAGGCCGTAGCATTCTCAGAAAATGGCTACTGGTTTGCCGCCGTGGCCAAGGCGCAAACCGCAGTTACTATCATGGACCTTCGCAAGTCCGGCGATGCAGCCAAGGTCAAGACGCTGGACGTTGGAACCGGTGTTCTTGCTGCTCTCGCTTGGGACTACACCGGCCGTTTTCTTGCCGCTGCTGGCGCCTCGGGCGTTTCAGTACAAGGGTACAACAAGAGCTCCAAGGCATGGACCTCTTTGTTGCAGAAGGGAGACGCTGCAGGAGCGGTTGCTTTGGCCTGGGGGCCTGACGCAAAGAAGCTGGTGGCCATCAAGCCTGATGGTGTCCTCGAAATGTTGGGAGTCCCCAGCGCTGCTGAGGAAGAAGCTCCTGCGGCGGAGGCGTAG